One region of Monomorium pharaonis isolate MP-MQ-018 chromosome 11, ASM1337386v2, whole genome shotgun sequence genomic DNA includes:
- the LOC105830101 gene encoding heart- and neural crest derivatives-expressed protein 2 — MLGGYEAQTEYYPQWHQPYNYVTQLPYGPLGSIPDADSQSTYWGGADSGISGGSSGAGSPTASTPPLIEEIGVQETGYSPLQQYVHPSASGQHYTTLPYSQGQQETSHRHHHHHHHPHHHHQPSHRREHEFANAQIGQQIVGGTLQQQLHQGVREGDVVPRPKRRNTANKKERRRTQSINNAFSDLRECIPNVPSDTKLSKIKTLRLAASYIGYLMAVLESDEGEEPQTFRAEILSNGRRNKAIQPNQNESCLQSASNLGYEEPTKSKGRTGWPQHMWALELKQESPTGQMQ, encoded by the exons ATGCTTGGCGGATACGAGGCGCAGACAGAATATTATCCGCAATGGCATCAACCGTATAATTATGTCACTCAACTTCCCTACG GACCCCTCGGCTCAATTCCTGACGCTGACAGTCAGTCTACGTACTGGGGAGGCGCGGATTCCGGAATCTCAGGGGGTAGCTCAGGGGCCGGCAGTCCCACCGCATCGACGCCACCTCTTATCGAGGAGATCGGCGTCCAGGAAACAGGTTACTCACCTCTGCAGCAATACGTGCACCCTTCGGCATCCGGCCAGCATTACACCACCTTGCCGTACTCCCAAGGACAACAAGAAACATCCCACCGCCAtcaccatcatcatcatcatccaCACCATCATCATCAACCTAGTCACCGACGCGAGCATGAGTTTGCAAACGCCCAGATTGGCCAACAGATCGTCGGTGGTACCCTTCAACAGCAACTTCATCAGGGTGTTCGCGAGGGTGACGTAGTACCCAGGCCGAAGAGACGAAACACCGCGAACaaaaaggaaagaaggagGACGCAGAGTATAAATAATGCCTTTTCCGATCTGAGAGAATGCATTCCTAACGTGCCCTCGGATACAAAACTATCAAAGATTAAAACCTTAAGACTAGCTGCGTCCTACATTGGATATCTGATGGCAGTGTTGGAGAGCGACGAGGGAGAGGAACCGCAGACCTTCCGCGCGGAGATTCTTTCAAATGGCAGAAGAAATAAAGCGATTCAACCTAatcaa AATGAGTCATGCTTACAATCCGCCTCAAATCTCGGCTACGAGGAGCCAACGAAGAGCAAAGGACGGACGGGTTGGCCGCAGCACATGTGGGCCCTCGAATTGAAGCAGGAATCACCGACCGGCCAGATGCAATAA
- the LOC105828518 gene encoding sulfotransferase 4A1, producing the protein MSFKDLIMKRVEGELATALLKFFPLHKRGFVKVGQKKWFLPYRYVEDGDKIYNFEVRADDTWIVTYPRSGTTMTQELIWLVANDMNFNEAHQRYLLERFPFIEIGALYDDYMVPQYISDRINTEKHSIKFVQDQPSPRFIKSHLPFELLPTVVNSTCKIIYVARNPKDVAVSYYIFHKHFMDFQGTFEQFCNNFMNNNVLWSPYWEHVKEAWKMRHRANMMFIFYEDLIKDLPRNIKEIAAFFDKTYTDEQINKLVEHLKIENFRKNPMVNHPTLNQTMKPDMFIRQGKTDSWKEVLAPEIDDRFNKWITDNLKDTDLTFPNLVEQYKQL; encoded by the exons ATGTCTTTTAAGGATTTAATAATGAAACGTGTCGAGGGTGAACTAGCGActgcattattaaaattctttccaCTTCACAAACGTGGCTTTGTTAAAGTCGGTCAGAAAAAATGGTTCCTGCCGTATAGGTATGTTGAAGATGGcgataagatatataattttgaagttCGTGCAGATGATACATGGATTGTTACCTATCCTAGATCAG GTACAACGATGACACAGGAACTTATATGGCTGGTGGCAAAtgatatgaattttaatgaagcACATCAGAGATATTTATTGGAGAGATTTCCTTTTATAGA aaTAGGAGCACTGTATGATGACTATATGGTACCACAATACATTTCTGACAGGATTAATACAGAAAAACATAGCATCAAATTTGTACAAGATCAGCCTTCGCCCCGTTTCATTAAAAGTCACTTGCCATTTGAGTTGTTACCGACAGTTGTAAATAGCACTTGCAAG ATTATCTATGTTGCGAGAAATCCAAAGGATGTAGCAGTCTCATATTACATTTTCCATAAACATTTCATGGATTTTCAAGGAACTTTtgaacaattttgtaataattttatgaataacaaTG TATTATGGAGCCCATATTGGGAACATGTGAAGGAAGCTTGGAAAATGAGACACAGAGCAAATATGATGTTTATCTTCTATGAAGATCTGATAAAG GATTTACCGaggaatataaaagaaattgctGCATTCTTTGATAAAACTTACACTGATGAACAAATCAATAAGTTAGTGGAGCATTTGAAAATAGAGAATTTCCGCAAGAATCCTATGGTCAATCATCCAACTTTGAACCAAACGATGAAACCGGATATGTTTATTCGGCAAGGAAAGACGGATAGTTGGAAAGAAGTATTAGCACCAGAAATCGACGACAGATTTAATAAATGGATTACCGACAATTTAAAGGACACGGATTTAACTTTTCCAAATTTAGTTGAACAATACAAGCAATTGtag
- the LOC118647979 gene encoding sulfotransferase 1C4-like isoform X2: MSFKDLIVKRVEGELATALLKFFPLHKRGFVKVGQKKWFLPYRYVEDGDKIYNFEVRADDTWIVTYPRSGTTMTQELIWLVANNMNFNEAHQRYLLERFPFVEIGAILDDHMVPQYIPDRINTKKHSFKFVQDQLSPRFIKSHLPFELLPTVVNSTCKIIYVARNPKDVAVSYYIFHKHFMDFQGTFEQFCNNFMNNNVLWSPYWEHVKEAWKMRHRANMMFIFYEDLIKNLPRNIKEIAAFFDKTYNDEQINKLVEHLKIENFRKNPMVNHPSPDKTMKPDMFIRQGKTDSWKEILAPEIEDRFNKWITDNLKDTDLTFPNLVEQYKQL; this comes from the exons ATGTCTTTTAAGGATTTAATAGTAAAACGTGTCGAGGGTGAACTAGCGActgcattattaaaattctttccaCTTCACAAACGTGGCTTTGTTAAAGTCGGTCAGAAAAAATGGTTCCTGCCGTATAGGTATGTTGAAGATGGcgataagatatataattttgaagttCGTGCAGATGATACATGGATTGTTACCTATCCTAGATCAg GTACAACGATGACACAGGAACTTATATGGCTGGTGGCAAacaatatgaattttaatgaagcACATCAGAGATATTTATTGGAGAGATTTCCCTTTGTAGA aaTAGGAGCAATATTAGATGACCACATGGTACCACAATACATTCCTGACAggattaatacaaaaaaacataGTTTCAAATTTGTACAAGATCAGCTTTCGCCGCGTTTCATTAAAAGTCACTTGCCATTCGAGTTGTTACCGACAGTTGTAAATAGCACTTGCAAg ATTATCTATGTTGCAAGAAATCCAAAGGATGTAGCAGTCTCATATTACATTTTCCATAAACATTTCATGGATTTTCAAGGAACTTTcgaacaattttgtaataattttatgaataacaaTG TATTATGGAGCCCATATTGGGAACATGTGAAGGAAGCTTGGAAAATGAGACACAGAGCAAATATGATGTTTATCTTCTATGAAGATCTGATAAAG AATTTACCGAGGAACATAAAAGAAATTGCTGCATTCTTTGATAAAACTTACAATGATGAACAAATCAATAAGTTAGTGGAGCATTTGAAAATAGAGAATTTCCGCAAGAATCCTATGGTCAATCATCCAAGTCCGGACAAAACGATGAAACCGGATATGTTTATTCGGCAAGGAAAGACGGATAGTTGGAAAGAAATATTAGCACCAGAGATCGAGGACAGATTTAATAAATGGATTACCGACAATTTAAAGGACACGGATTTAACTTTTCCAAATTTAGTTGAACAATACAAGCAATTGtag
- the LOC118647979 gene encoding sulfotransferase 1C4-like isoform X1: MSFKDLIVKRVEGELATALLKFFPLHKRGFVKVGQKKWFLPYRYVEDGDKIYNFEVRADDTWIVTYPRSGTTMTQELIWLVANNMNFNEAHQRYLLERFPFVEIGAILDDHMVPQYIPDRINTKKHSFKFVQDQLSPRFIKSHLPFELLPTVVNSTCKVYFEYFIIYVARNPKDVAVSYYIFHKHFMDFQGTFEQFCNNFMNNNVLWSPYWEHVKEAWKMRHRANMMFIFYEDLIKNLPRNIKEIAAFFDKTYNDEQINKLVEHLKIENFRKNPMVNHPSPDKTMKPDMFIRQGKTDSWKEILAPEIEDRFNKWITDNLKDTDLTFPNLVEQYKQL; this comes from the exons ATGTCTTTTAAGGATTTAATAGTAAAACGTGTCGAGGGTGAACTAGCGActgcattattaaaattctttccaCTTCACAAACGTGGCTTTGTTAAAGTCGGTCAGAAAAAATGGTTCCTGCCGTATAGGTATGTTGAAGATGGcgataagatatataattttgaagttCGTGCAGATGATACATGGATTGTTACCTATCCTAGATCAg GTACAACGATGACACAGGAACTTATATGGCTGGTGGCAAacaatatgaattttaatgaagcACATCAGAGATATTTATTGGAGAGATTTCCCTTTGTAGA aaTAGGAGCAATATTAGATGACCACATGGTACCACAATACATTCCTGACAggattaatacaaaaaaacataGTTTCAAATTTGTACAAGATCAGCTTTCGCCGCGTTTCATTAAAAGTCACTTGCCATTCGAGTTGTTACCGACAGTTGTAAATAGCACTTGCAAggtatattttgaatatttt ATTATCTATGTTGCAAGAAATCCAAAGGATGTAGCAGTCTCATATTACATTTTCCATAAACATTTCATGGATTTTCAAGGAACTTTcgaacaattttgtaataattttatgaataacaaTG TATTATGGAGCCCATATTGGGAACATGTGAAGGAAGCTTGGAAAATGAGACACAGAGCAAATATGATGTTTATCTTCTATGAAGATCTGATAAAG AATTTACCGAGGAACATAAAAGAAATTGCTGCATTCTTTGATAAAACTTACAATGATGAACAAATCAATAAGTTAGTGGAGCATTTGAAAATAGAGAATTTCCGCAAGAATCCTATGGTCAATCATCCAAGTCCGGACAAAACGATGAAACCGGATATGTTTATTCGGCAAGGAAAGACGGATAGTTGGAAAGAAATATTAGCACCAGAGATCGAGGACAGATTTAATAAATGGATTACCGACAATTTAAAGGACACGGATTTAACTTTTCCAAATTTAGTTGAACAATACAAGCAATTGtag
- the LOC105827842 gene encoding cytochrome P450 9e2-like yields METSTLVLTILTASICLYYFVLGKLTYFERLKIPHVKPIPLLGNMAPFIFRRISHPDLLLKLYNLFPNAKYFGFYDFSTPTFVIRDPELISTIAIKQFDNFCDHSDLVNETLDPIASRNLFSLRGDYWREMRKLLSPSFTSSKMKMMFELMSQCAENFANFVATESGKIGKTYDMKSILSKYANDTIASCAFGISVDSFKHPNNEFFMIGTRAMNFGGAWLTFAFFMHKNFPFLANLFKIRMFGPKVEKFFKDIVANTVKARDEQGIIRPDMIQLMMETRNKNIGPKFDINEMTAQAFVFFLAGFDSVSTTMCFITNEIGVNPDVQRKLREEIEDVLRQTNGNPTYEAINGMKYLDAVVNESNRLYPLAHFLNRVCVKNTELPPVTPDGKPITIKPGDFIWFPTYSLHRDPKYYPHPDKFDPERFLNGSVDNSVYLPFGIGPRICIGNRFALMEIKIMLFYLLWHCDLEPDIKTKVPMVLKKTLSMTADGGFWLKLRARSQKIPVT; encoded by the coding sequence ATGGAGACGTCTACTTTAGTTTTAACTATTCTGACAGCaagtatttgtttatattattttgtgctTGGCAAATTGACTTATTTCGAACGACTGAAGATTCCGCATGTGAAACCTATTCCATTGTTGGGTAACATGGCACCTTTTATTTTTCGCCGTATAAGCCATCCGGACCTTctactaaaattatacaatctCTTTCCAAACGCAAAATACTTCGGCTTCTATGACTTTTCCACACCAACCTTTGTTATCCGTGATCCGGAACTAATTTCTACGATCGCTATCAAACAATTCGACAACTTTTGCGATCATAGTGATTTAGTGAATGAAACTCTCGATCCGATAGCCAGCAGAAATCTGTTTAGTCTGCGAGGGGATTATTGGCGCGAGATGCGAAAGCTCCTTAGTCCTAGTTTCACATCCAGCAAAATGAAAATGATGTTTGAACTCATGAGTCAGTGTGCGGAGAATTTTGCTAATTTTGTGGCAACGGAATCTGGAAAAATCGGGAAAACATATGATATGAAAAGTATACTTAGCAAATATGCTAACGACACGATAGCCTCGTGCGCCTTTGGCATCAGTGTGGATTCTTTCAAACATCCGAACAATGAATTCTTCATGATTGGCACTAGAGCAATGAATTTTGGGGGAGCTTGGTTAACTTTCGCGTTTTtcatgcataaaaattttccattcctGGCAAATCTCTTCAAGATACGAATGTTTGGTCCAAAAGTAGAGAAGTTTTTCAAAGATATCGTTGCTAACACAGTTAAGGCCAGGGATGAACAAGGAATTATTCGTCCAGACATGATTCAGCTGATGATGGAAACCAGAAATAAGAATATCGGACCCAAATTCGACATCAACGAGATGACTGCCCAAGCGTTCGTTTTCTTTCTTGCCGGATTTGATTCTGTATCAACAACTATGTGTTTCATAACGAACGAAATTGGTGTTAATCCTGATGTTCAGCGCAAATTGAGAGAAGAAATCGAGGACGTTCTCAGACAGACCAATGGTAATCCTACCTACGAGGCTATTAATGGCATGAAGTATTTAGACGCCGTGGTAAATGAGAGTAACAGATTGTATCCGTTAGCACATTTTCTTAACAGAGTATGCGTTAAAAACACTGAATTGCCACCAGTGACTCCGGATGGCAAACCGATCACTATAAAGCCTGGAGATTTCATATGGTTTCCAACTTATTCTCTGCATCGCGATCCAAAATACTATCCGCATCCAGACAAGTTCGATCCAGAAAGATTCCTTAACGGCAGTGTGGACAACTCGGTGTATCTACCATTCGGTATCGGGCCCAGAATTTGCATAGGTAATCGATTCGCTCTaatggaaataaaaatcatgCTGTTCTATCTACTATGGCATTGCGATCTTGAACCCGACATTAAAACCAAAGTTCCAATGGTATTAAAGAAGACATTGAGCATGACAGCGGACGGAGGTTTCTGGTTGAAGTTGCGAGCAAGGAGTCAGAAAATTCcggttacgtaa